Proteins from a single region of Cytophagaceae bacterium:
- a CDS encoding response regulator transcription factor: MTIGLVDDNPTLLRNISQNLSIFDEVQILFKANSGHDALDKLNNHQPDMLLMDIEMPEIDGIETTRRIKELFPSIKIMMLSVLDREDKIFEAIKAGASGYLTKDEKPSKIVAAIEELMEGGAPMSPTIAMKTLKMLRSQEVVGQKTESYLSPESYNLSKREIEILEKVAAGNNYNQIADQLFISAKTARKHIENIYHKLQVHSKLEAVAVAQKNKWV; encoded by the coding sequence ATTACTATCGGCCTGGTTGACGACAACCCTACTTTGCTGCGAAACATCAGTCAAAATCTCTCGATATTTGATGAAGTGCAGATATTGTTTAAAGCCAACAGTGGTCATGATGCATTGGATAAACTCAACAATCACCAACCTGATATGCTCCTGATGGACATAGAAATGCCAGAAATTGACGGCATTGAAACCACCAGGCGAATAAAAGAGCTTTTCCCAAGTATCAAAATCATGATGTTGAGCGTGCTGGATCGTGAAGACAAAATATTTGAGGCCATAAAAGCAGGGGCATCTGGATACTTGACCAAAGACGAGAAACCCTCAAAAATAGTAGCAGCCATAGAAGAACTGATGGAAGGCGGAGCCCCGATGTCACCCACTATAGCCATGAAAACCCTTAAAATGCTTCGTAGTCAGGAAGTTGTGGGTCAAAAAACCGAATCTTATCTAAGTCCCGAATCTTATAATTTGTCGAAAAGAGAAATAGAAATACTTGAGAAAGTAGCAGCAGGCAACAATTATAACCAGATAGCCGACCAGCTTTTTATCTCCGCTAAAACTGCTAGAAAACATATTGAAAATATATATCACAAGCTTCAGGTGCATTCAAAATTGGAAGCGGTAGCTGTGGCACAAAAAAATAAGTGGGTATAA
- a CDS encoding sensor histidine kinase: MRWKLFLMFFISNYVWSQNDFTSNLSKVERLKNSEFPENINSLQILKKSAKTSHEVSLSDYYYSIYYTAVAQYDSAIFVLEKAKTGFKSLKEFEELANVYKQIGVIKYSFLSDFTTGKTYLDSATIYYQKVKNEIGIADCKRHHAVIYYLVGNIPKSNEVLMTIIDFYPKGSMKSLDIKDLLSNNYIALNDIKNAYRYSKNLPEAYLKINEIRRYAYSLMIRGHLQKKLGLVNEAETSLKRSIELSKQNNYYENLIDNNRYLGLLYTEKADYKKAEYYLFEALKYADRINDRYAKMLVNSSLSRYNIAKHEFLKGDFYQNESHRLSDSLYSAENNLKMAEYEAKFKTSEKEAKLNEAQLEIAQKQNWIIALSLGFLGILITGGLLWRISSIKSKATETEKLKNIEIENQKKLLSAKEIERQRIAKELHDSVGSQLTVVSTSLDNAFYLFENQKLKPEKLENISEEVRLAAQSLRDTIWATYNTEISVANLKSRIQEFVKKFTDENSFKVDMEISGDDTVLTPIEGLNLFRILQEALNNTQKYAQANLVKITGEFSEKNYQLKISDNGQGFDLQQNKVTESYGLNNMKTRAEEIGGELSISSGSEGTAIKIFKEY, translated from the coding sequence ATGAGATGGAAGCTTTTTCTAATGTTTTTTATTAGCAATTACGTTTGGAGTCAAAATGATTTCACAAGTAATCTCAGTAAGGTGGAAAGACTTAAGAATTCGGAGTTTCCCGAAAATATTAATTCGCTTCAAATCTTAAAAAAGTCAGCCAAAACAAGTCATGAAGTATCTCTTTCAGATTATTATTATTCTATTTATTATACAGCCGTAGCTCAGTATGATTCAGCTATTTTTGTACTAGAAAAAGCCAAAACTGGTTTTAAGTCCTTAAAAGAATTTGAAGAACTAGCCAATGTTTATAAGCAAATTGGCGTGATAAAATATAGCTTTTTGAGCGATTTCACGACTGGTAAGACTTATTTAGATAGTGCCACGATTTACTACCAAAAAGTTAAAAATGAGATTGGTATTGCTGATTGTAAAAGGCATCATGCTGTTATTTACTATTTAGTGGGTAATATCCCTAAGTCAAACGAAGTATTGATGACCATCATTGACTTTTATCCAAAGGGAAGTATGAAAAGTCTTGATATTAAAGATTTATTGTCAAATAATTACATTGCTTTAAATGACATAAAAAATGCTTATCGGTATTCGAAGAATTTACCAGAGGCCTATTTGAAAATTAACGAAATAAGACGTTATGCGTATAGCCTGATGATTCGAGGTCATCTGCAAAAAAAATTAGGGTTAGTAAATGAAGCAGAAACTAGTCTTAAAAGATCTATTGAACTTTCTAAACAAAACAATTATTATGAAAATTTAATAGACAATAATAGATACCTAGGCTTACTTTATACCGAAAAGGCAGATTATAAAAAAGCCGAATATTATTTATTCGAGGCATTAAAATACGCTGATAGGATAAATGACAGGTATGCCAAAATGCTAGTTAATAGCTCCTTATCTAGATATAATATTGCAAAACACGAGTTTCTTAAAGGAGATTTTTATCAAAATGAAAGTCACCGATTGAGTGACTCGCTATATTCTGCCGAAAACAATTTAAAAATGGCTGAGTATGAAGCAAAATTTAAAACCTCCGAAAAAGAAGCCAAACTGAATGAAGCACAATTGGAAATAGCACAAAAACAGAACTGGATCATCGCACTAAGTTTGGGCTTTTTAGGTATACTTATAACGGGTGGACTTTTGTGGCGGATATCGTCCATAAAATCGAAAGCAACAGAAACCGAAAAACTCAAAAACATTGAAATAGAAAACCAGAAGAAACTGCTTTCTGCTAAAGAAATAGAACGCCAACGTATCGCAAAAGAACTGCACGACAGTGTGGGAAGTCAGCTAACGGTGGTAAGTACCAGCCTCGACAATGCCTTTTATTTATTTGAAAATCAAAAACTTAAACCTGAAAAATTAGAGAACATCTCGGAGGAAGTACGGCTGGCTGCCCAGAGTTTACGAGATACGATATGGGCTACCTATAACACCGAAATTTCGGTAGCTAATTTGAAATCCAGAATTCAGGAATTTGTCAAGAAATTTACTGATGAAAACAGCTTTAAGGTGGATATGGAAATCAGTGGTGATGATACCGTCTTAACACCGATTGAGGGCCTGAATCTTTTCCGAATTCTGCAGGAAGCACTCAATAATACGCAGAAGTACGCCCAAGCAAATTTAGTTAAAATTACAGGTGAATTTTCTGAAAAAAACTATCAATTGAAAATATCTGACAATGGCCAAGGCTTTGATTTACAGCAAAATAAAGTCACTGAATCTTATGGTCTCAATAACATGAAAACCCGTGCAGAAGAGATTGGTGGCGAGTTAAGTATTTCTTCAGGCTCTGAAGGTACCGCTATTAAAATTTTTAAGGAATATTAA
- a CDS encoding helix-turn-helix transcriptional regulator produces the protein MDFPAKIRINNGMDFFVKKPAPSLDSYIDLFWASNGNPDFREERIIPDGSCLLLFNFGKPVSSNSGNFHLPVKRCIFTGVFTNFISMKYDSFEDIHQQVGVIFKPGGAYPFIRMPIEEFKNQAIDAELINKSVFEKIYDQLGEADSCESRIMMLEKIFLEMQSKFDFHTLPQDFINLIKFRNNLKVNELVDKTGYSQQYVNKILRAHAGVNLKSLQTIFKVSRAIKMLQGDSKIENFAALAHDLDYFDQPHFIHQIKKMTGFTPKEFKDLSLPITSRVIYL, from the coding sequence ATGGATTTTCCCGCCAAAATAAGGATTAATAATGGTATGGATTTCTTTGTTAAGAAACCCGCACCATCGCTTGATTCGTACATAGATTTGTTTTGGGCAAGCAACGGCAATCCTGACTTTAGAGAAGAACGCATCATTCCAGATGGATCCTGCCTTTTGCTATTCAACTTTGGAAAGCCCGTGTCGAGCAATAGTGGCAATTTTCATTTACCTGTCAAACGCTGCATATTTACCGGGGTATTTACCAACTTCATTTCTATGAAATACGACTCCTTTGAAGATATTCACCAGCAGGTAGGCGTAATTTTTAAACCTGGCGGAGCTTATCCATTTATAAGAATGCCCATTGAGGAATTTAAAAACCAGGCTATAGATGCCGAATTAATCAATAAAAGTGTTTTTGAAAAAATTTATGACCAGTTGGGAGAGGCCGATTCCTGCGAGAGTAGAATTATGATGCTGGAGAAAATATTTCTGGAAATGCAATCGAAATTTGATTTTCATACCTTACCTCAAGATTTTATAAATCTGATAAAATTCCGAAATAACCTTAAGGTCAATGAACTGGTTGATAAAACAGGATACTCTCAACAATATGTCAACAAAATTTTAAGAGCTCATGCCGGTGTAAATTTAAAAAGTCTGCAGACTATATTCAAAGTGAGTCGGGCCATAAAAATGCTTCAGGGCGATTCAAAAATCGAAAATTTTGCGGCTCTGGCACATGATTTAGATTACTTTGATCAACCGCACTTTATACACCAAATAAAGAAAATGACCGGCTTTACTCCTAAGGAATTTAAAGACCTTTCTCTACCGATCACCTCCAGAGTTATTTATTTATGA
- a CDS encoding cupin domain-containing protein, producing the protein MIQKFILYVAAGILIFFIGGGLLFNELLPAKTIDFQSYFSKNKHFSSMEEGMEIEVKKLSKDNVYLRVTLKPFAAGPLEHIHQNFDEYFVIEKGTLSLLINGQKRILKAGESILIPKGTPHKPFNETAQEVILNDKNERQPTMPAYFAYGLSQLYPVIDEYGSKSPKVLFQLARLGPSFDTWLADAPLFSQKAIRWILKPPAHVFL; encoded by the coding sequence ATGATTCAAAAATTTATCCTTTACGTTGCTGCCGGTATTTTGATTTTCTTTATAGGAGGAGGCCTGCTTTTTAATGAGCTTCTTCCCGCAAAAACCATTGATTTTCAATCCTATTTTTCAAAAAACAAGCACTTTTCTAGTATGGAAGAAGGAATGGAGATTGAAGTAAAAAAACTCAGTAAAGACAATGTTTATCTTAGGGTAACTCTAAAGCCATTTGCCGCAGGTCCCCTTGAGCATATTCACCAAAATTTTGATGAATATTTTGTCATAGAAAAAGGAACATTGAGTTTACTTATAAATGGTCAAAAGCGAATTTTAAAAGCCGGGGAAAGTATATTGATACCGAAAGGTACGCCTCATAAACCCTTTAATGAGACCGCTCAGGAGGTAATTCTAAACGATAAAAATGAAAGGCAACCCACCATGCCTGCATATTTTGCCTATGGATTAAGTCAGTTGTATCCGGTTATTGATGAGTATGGTTCCAAATCGCCCAAAGTGCTTTTTCAATTGGCCAGATTGGGACCAAGTTTTGATACCTGGCTGGCTGATGCACCATTGTTTTCGCAAAAAGCCATTCGATGGATCTTGAAACCACCGGCACATGTCTTTCTCTAA
- a CDS encoding response regulator transcription factor — protein sequence MNLLIADDHTLFIEGLTMLVSRIEDVHIVGDAKNGKEVIELCQNQKVDLILMDLEMPQMGGIEATEIIKRDFPNIKIIAVTMLNDYNTIKKALRSGMDGYVVKNLGIAELQNAIETVMNGQIYMSPEITTILALGVAGRKPNQAYVPDLTKREKEVIKLIIDGLTNDLIAEKLFLSPLTVSTHRKNVLSKLNLKNTAMLVKYCGDYPEILL from the coding sequence ATGAACCTCCTCATCGCCGACGACCATACTTTATTTATCGAAGGGCTCACTATGCTCGTTTCGAGAATAGAAGACGTGCACATCGTCGGCGATGCCAAAAATGGCAAAGAAGTAATAGAACTCTGCCAAAATCAAAAGGTAGATTTGATTCTGATGGATTTGGAGATGCCCCAAATGGGCGGCATTGAAGCCACTGAAATTATCAAACGAGATTTTCCAAACATCAAAATAATTGCCGTGACGATGCTCAATGACTACAACACCATCAAAAAAGCCCTCAGAAGCGGCATGGACGGTTATGTGGTGAAAAACCTGGGAATTGCAGAATTACAAAATGCCATCGAAACGGTTATGAATGGGCAGATTTACATGAGTCCCGAAATCACTACAATTTTAGCTTTGGGAGTGGCCGGACGAAAACCGAATCAGGCATATGTACCTGATCTGACAAAGCGTGAAAAAGAAGTCATTAAATTAATAATTGATGGTTTGACCAACGATTTAATAGCTGAAAAACTGTTTTTGAGTCCGCTGACCGTAAGCACACACCGCAAAAACGTATTGTCAAAACTTAATCTCAAAAATACCGCAATGCTTGTAAAATATTGTGGCGATTATCCTGAGATATTACTTTAA
- a CDS encoding collagen-like protein translates to MKTRTIIGILSIFAVLFMNCTGEKGAIGPQGLAGQQGEKGAKGDPGVSGVFPKTQTGSFTIKVADWKRLSNSTEYNEYYAEVPVSAITIEVIDKGIFSIWWVSSTTQQFQLPLDRNLDRILPAFYSENGGRIKINILPGNNLNVPAKPTSDMTFRWVIN, encoded by the coding sequence ATGAAAACAAGAACAATAATAGGAATACTGAGCATTTTCGCAGTTTTGTTCATGAATTGTACAGGCGAAAAGGGGGCTATAGGACCACAAGGTTTAGCTGGACAACAAGGTGAAAAAGGTGCAAAAGGCGACCCTGGAGTGAGCGGTGTATTTCCCAAAACCCAAACAGGTAGTTTTACGATTAAAGTTGCCGATTGGAAACGTCTTTCAAATAGTACTGAGTATAATGAATATTATGCAGAGGTTCCCGTAAGTGCCATCACAATAGAAGTAATAGATAAGGGAATATTCAGTATTTGGTGGGTTTCTTCGACAACTCAACAGTTTCAATTGCCTTTAGATAGAAATTTAGATAGAATTTTACCCGCATTCTACTCTGAGAATGGGGGGAGAATAAAGATTAATATATTGCCTGGAAATAACTTAAATGTACCTGCTAAACCTACTTCAGACATGACTTTTCGGTGGGTAATAAACTAA
- a CDS encoding collagen-like protein: MKTLRKILILTIVSLVFACQKGEQGEVGPVGAQGSKGATGDKGEVGITNSKGMLVTSWYAVNADAWGALSATSFGAILGLSALTADIANKGNVYFYMQPFGESFVYPLPYSQTNGTKFFGYLLNTNNKQLVQFTYSINPALGGTKLTTGYKFRMVIIPAGARRAAEVDMLNYESVKKYLDLTD, translated from the coding sequence ATGAAAACTTTACGAAAAATATTGATTCTTACGATAGTGTCATTAGTTTTTGCTTGTCAAAAAGGCGAGCAAGGAGAGGTTGGTCCTGTTGGTGCTCAAGGATCAAAGGGTGCAACGGGAGACAAAGGGGAGGTGGGCATCACCAATTCAAAAGGAATGTTGGTTACTTCCTGGTATGCAGTAAACGCAGATGCCTGGGGAGCACTCAGTGCTACCTCTTTTGGGGCAATATTGGGTTTATCAGCATTAACAGCTGATATCGCCAACAAAGGCAATGTATATTTCTATATGCAGCCTTTTGGAGAAAGTTTTGTATATCCATTGCCCTATTCACAAACCAACGGAACAAAGTTTTTTGGTTACTTATTAAATACAAATAATAAGCAACTTGTTCAATTCACCTATAGCATTAATCCGGCATTGGGAGGTACAAAATTAACCACGGGTTATAAATTCAGAATGGTTATTATTCCTGCTGGGGCTCGAAGGGCTGCAGAGGTAGATATGTTAAACTACGAATCAGTTAAGAAATATTTAGACCTAACTGATTAA
- a CDS encoding exo-alpha-sialidase → MKNLIAFIFLLISFSGCKLFPTDANPKTEEVKLSQFEKASYCDLMIAKDGTYHAVFLEKPDFGKPVFVYYSSSSNKGKTWSTPVTISNDGTGNGSSIPKLIQDGGGTIYAIWKRFGSSDKSQYPVAETTLEGTGGYNIGTLFYAVLNGNAFGKPIMLASDELMQVSWFPTLDNAGKVHVVWSQVSDETLKNHWNSYWYYADLITEATLNGGSFGNFKDYSTPGKPKYPGGAPPNLGFQNLSGYYDKQNKLHFIGEFVAESGVKTLFLYNGTKAEIAYQYPLYQEGNTFNNPAQLLYDEKGDDHIIIRPPASTLESEQIWDFDVSARKTSILASIQKEGVKIQSFQANQGPNGEMAVMIQTGGLSESNEAFGLFYKNGKWVAKGLSQNASKDTFASSGDLYYDGYITAITSSTKNFTNFIDVAWDAAGKKNMVMTVSVYFVGQGFSTNSPSVYFSKID, encoded by the coding sequence ATGAAAAATTTGATTGCATTTATATTCCTCTTAATTTCTTTCTCTGGCTGCAAACTTTTTCCAACTGACGCAAACCCCAAAACTGAAGAAGTAAAACTCTCCCAATTTGAAAAAGCCAGCTATTGTGATTTGATGATAGCCAAAGACGGAACCTATCATGCGGTTTTTCTTGAAAAACCCGATTTTGGAAAACCGGTATTTGTGTATTATTCTTCGTCTTCCAATAAAGGAAAAACCTGGAGCACACCTGTGACCATCAGCAATGACGGTACCGGAAACGGATCATCCATTCCTAAACTGATTCAAGACGGTGGAGGAACAATTTATGCTATCTGGAAACGCTTCGGTAGTAGCGACAAGTCACAGTATCCTGTGGCAGAAACAACACTGGAAGGCACTGGTGGCTATAATATTGGCACTTTGTTCTATGCTGTTTTAAATGGCAATGCTTTTGGAAAACCTATCATGCTGGCTAGTGATGAGCTTATGCAAGTTTCATGGTTTCCAACCCTCGACAACGCTGGCAAAGTACATGTGGTATGGTCGCAAGTGAGTGACGAAACCTTGAAAAACCACTGGAATAGTTATTGGTATTATGCCGATTTAATCACAGAAGCCACTTTAAACGGGGGGAGTTTTGGAAACTTTAAAGATTACTCCACTCCGGGTAAACCTAAATATCCGGGCGGCGCACCTCCTAATTTGGGATTTCAAAATCTTAGCGGTTATTATGATAAGCAAAACAAACTGCATTTTATTGGTGAATTTGTTGCCGAGTCTGGAGTCAAAACCCTTTTTCTCTACAATGGAACAAAGGCAGAAATTGCATATCAATATCCGCTGTATCAAGAGGGAAATACATTTAACAACCCTGCCCAACTTCTTTATGATGAAAAAGGCGATGATCACATTATCATCAGACCTCCGGCATCTACTTTAGAAAGTGAGCAAATCTGGGATTTTGATGTGTCAGCCCGAAAAACCAGTATTTTGGCTTCTATCCAAAAAGAGGGGGTAAAAATTCAAAGTTTCCAGGCAAATCAGGGGCCAAATGGTGAAATGGCGGTAATGATCCAGACTGGTGGTTTGTCTGAGAGCAACGAAGCTTTTGGGTTGTTTTACAAAAATGGCAAATGGGTTGCCAAGGGATTATCTCAAAACGCCTCAAAAGATACTTTCGCAAGCTCTGGCGATTTATACTACGATGGGTATATTACAGCCATCACTTCCAGTACCAAAAACTTCACTAATTTTATCGATGTCGCCTGGGATGCTGCCGGTAAGAAAAATATGGTCATGACCGTCTCGGTTTATTTTGTGGGTCAGGGTTTTAGTACAAATAGTCCCTCGGTGTATTTTTCAAAGATTGATTAA
- a CDS encoding response regulator transcription factor, with translation MLKIIIIDDEEDSRFLLKRAIEDHFGEITKVVGEAENCKKGLDLIQNTVFDLLFLDIKMPDGTGFDLLSKLDSKDFSVVFVTAFDHFAIKAFEFSAVGYLVKPFKSSDLRKTIDRILESKTETNAQQTPFKILLENYEQTQIRKIVLPNNDGFVVVKLEEIIYVNSVRNYSEFHLISGQKVLTSKPLITYENLLTDQGFFRIHHSYLINLSHLKAFVRSEGGAVKMHNGDLLPVSRQKKGELMDRFL, from the coding sequence ATGTTAAAAATCATTATTATTGACGACGAAGAGGATTCACGGTTTCTTTTGAAGCGAGCCATAGAAGACCATTTCGGAGAAATTACGAAGGTGGTGGGTGAGGCAGAAAATTGTAAAAAAGGCCTCGATTTGATACAAAATACCGTATTTGATTTGCTTTTTCTCGACATCAAAATGCCCGATGGAACCGGATTTGATTTGCTCAGCAAATTGGATTCTAAAGACTTTTCCGTGGTTTTTGTGACGGCATTTGATCATTTTGCCATCAAAGCTTTTGAGTTTTCGGCGGTGGGATATTTGGTAAAGCCATTTAAGTCTTCGGATTTGAGAAAGACGATTGACAGAATACTGGAGTCAAAAACCGAAACCAATGCCCAACAAACACCTTTCAAGATTCTTCTGGAAAACTACGAGCAGACCCAAATCCGGAAAATAGTCCTGCCCAACAACGATGGCTTTGTGGTGGTGAAACTTGAGGAAATAATTTATGTCAACAGTGTCCGAAATTACTCGGAATTCCATCTGATTTCAGGACAAAAAGTACTCACCTCCAAGCCGCTTATTACTTACGAAAACCTGCTGACCGACCAGGGTTTTTTTAGGATACATCATTCTTACTTAATAAACCTGAGTCATCTAAAGGCCTTTGTAAGGTCAGAGGGCGGAGCCGTAAAAATGCACAACGGCGATCTTTTGCCAGTCTCTCGACAAAAAAAGGGCGAGTTGATGGATAGGTTTTTGTGA
- a CDS encoding histidine kinase translates to MKGFLILVFVFTTWETLGQTQTMLLYKCENYYLAGQQDSVRKYAKVALDFVQKNSENHSSFQYYLANSNMRSYPDSSFKVLSAVYKDFQKRSDTKFLSFIHTSFGGYYRKIGNFKEAIANYQKAITFAEKHFGTSDPQKLNQIVAAQYNSIAIVNFEMSDYELSTQNALKALKMANQYNLPQIELASSIILGNIQMHFKQLDQAEKSFFSAKNLSSKINDQYRHGVALANLGIINLLRVENSAQNKKAYSASKKYFLEALNMAKTQKDYTAITARYSNLANVENAVKNFKGANAYLQEALKNAELSNSKLLKMQVTTSLARNHLELNDTPKAIELANIALEMSKQLSNEKELPNLYNILQEAYTKEKDFSKALKYQKAQMAAKDSLYTTNTTAKITELQTKYETEKKQKEIEVLTLQNQTKEAQLKQKNYLILAAALGIFSLLGGFYFWNKQRKLKNVKEAAEMKQRLLRAQLNPHFLFNSLNSIQRLYVEGKTHIANDFIADFAQLMRDILEKTGRTQIPVYEEMDFIEAYLSLEKRRLGDKFDYEILLSDEVRNGDYNIPSFIVQPLVENALLHGILPKNERGKIEVKVETLSNASLEISVKDNGVGYYSGKKNPNHKSKAMELIKNRLGKSGAIQIKELKDTNGQVDGTEIKLILEY, encoded by the coding sequence ATGAAAGGTTTTTTAATCCTTGTTTTTGTCTTTACAACGTGGGAGACTTTAGGTCAAACCCAGACCATGTTGTTGTACAAGTGCGAGAATTATTACTTAGCCGGGCAACAAGATTCTGTAAGAAAATACGCCAAAGTAGCTCTGGATTTCGTTCAAAAAAATAGTGAAAACCATAGTAGCTTCCAGTATTATTTGGCAAATTCCAACATGCGATCTTATCCGGATAGTTCTTTTAAAGTTTTAAGTGCAGTTTACAAAGATTTCCAAAAACGAAGCGACACCAAATTTCTATCATTTATTCATACTTCATTTGGAGGATATTACCGCAAAATCGGAAACTTTAAAGAGGCCATTGCCAATTATCAAAAAGCCATAACTTTTGCTGAAAAGCATTTTGGTACTTCAGACCCACAAAAACTCAACCAAATAGTGGCCGCACAGTATAACAGTATAGCTATTGTTAACTTCGAAATGTCTGATTATGAGCTGTCTACACAAAATGCTCTAAAAGCCTTGAAAATGGCCAATCAGTACAATTTGCCTCAGATAGAGCTGGCCTCCAGTATAATTTTGGGCAACATTCAGATGCATTTTAAGCAATTGGATCAGGCTGAGAAGAGCTTTTTTTCGGCAAAAAATTTATCATCAAAAATCAATGATCAGTATCGCCATGGGGTGGCTTTAGCCAATTTGGGAATTATAAATCTGTTGCGGGTTGAGAACTCTGCACAAAATAAAAAGGCCTATTCAGCCTCAAAAAAGTATTTCCTTGAAGCACTTAATATGGCTAAAACTCAGAAAGATTATACGGCTATTACGGCAAGGTATTCTAATTTGGCCAACGTAGAAAATGCCGTTAAAAACTTCAAGGGTGCAAATGCTTACCTGCAGGAAGCTTTGAAAAATGCGGAGCTTTCCAATTCGAAACTCTTGAAAATGCAGGTTACGACTTCTCTCGCCAGAAATCATTTGGAACTAAATGACACTCCAAAGGCTATTGAATTGGCCAATATTGCCCTTGAAATGTCGAAGCAACTAAGCAACGAAAAAGAGTTGCCCAATTTGTACAATATTTTACAGGAAGCATATACCAAAGAAAAGGATTTTTCAAAAGCCCTGAAATACCAAAAAGCCCAAATGGCTGCTAAAGACAGTCTTTATACCACTAATACTACCGCCAAAATCACAGAGTTGCAAACCAAATATGAAACCGAAAAGAAACAAAAAGAAATAGAAGTACTCACCCTTCAAAATCAAACCAAAGAAGCCCAACTCAAACAAAAAAACTATCTTATTTTGGCTGCTGCTTTGGGTATTTTTTCGCTTTTGGGAGGTTTTTATTTTTGGAATAAACAACGAAAACTGAAGAATGTAAAAGAGGCAGCCGAAATGAAACAGAGGCTTTTGAGGGCACAGCTTAATCCGCATTTTTTGTTTAATTCTTTAAATTCTATTCAAAGACTTTATGTAGAAGGTAAAACCCACATTGCCAATGATTTCATTGCCGATTTTGCACAACTGATGCGGGATATTTTGGAAAAAACGGGCAGGACACAGATTCCAGTTTATGAAGAAATGGATTTCATTGAAGCCTACCTTTCGCTTGAAAAAAGACGGCTGGGCGATAAGTTTGATTATGAAATATTGCTGAGTGATGAGGTCAGAAACGGTGATTATAACATTCCATCTTTTATAGTTCAGCCATTGGTCGAAAATGCACTTCTGCATGGTATCTTACCTAAAAATGAAAGAGGAAAAATAGAGGTAAAAGTTGAAACACTATCAAACGCCAGTCTTGAAATAAGTGTGAAAGACAATGGAGTCGGGTACTATTCAGGCAAGAAAAATCCAAACCACAAATCTAAAGCTATGGAATTGATTAAGAATCGTTTAGGGAAAAGTGGGGCTATTCAAATTAAAGAATTGAAGGACACAAATGGGCAAGTTGATGGTACAGAAATAAAGCTAATTTTAGAATATTAG
- a CDS encoding LytTR family transcriptional regulator DNA-binding domain-containing protein gives MNIPLLKIDRNHKVNSSDIIFLKANINYTEIHLQNGKKFILAKTLKRFQEDYEQFGFVRISRSVIVNMEFVAKTGNQFENLKLKNKIQFKVSRRRRENLKRIIVQ, from the coding sequence ATGAACATCCCCTTATTAAAAATAGACAGAAACCATAAAGTAAACTCAAGTGATATTATCTTTCTGAAAGCCAATATCAACTATACAGAAATTCATCTTCAAAATGGTAAAAAATTTATATTGGCCAAAACATTAAAGAGATTTCAGGAAGACTATGAGCAATTTGGATTTGTTAGAATTAGCAGGTCAGTAATTGTAAATATGGAGTTCGTAGCAAAAACCGGTAATCAATTTGAAAATTTAAAGCTTAAAAATAAAATTCAATTCAAAGTGTCAAGAAGGAGACGGGAGAATCTAAAAAGAATAATTGTTCAGTAG
- a CDS encoding DUF1761 domain-containing protein, which translates to MDLKINYLAIGIAVIANFVLGFLWYTPLFGKIWAKELKMDTTQTPDPKVMMKGMAFNLIGNFFFAYVFAHNNAAWSYVPGMDQMGKVGTILNSSIFTWLGFYVPYHLGAIVWESRSWKLFFINTGYALASLLLVASILTFMG; encoded by the coding sequence ATGGATTTAAAAATTAATTATTTGGCGATTGGCATTGCAGTCATTGCCAATTTTGTACTTGGATTTTTATGGTACACCCCGTTGTTTGGAAAAATCTGGGCCAAAGAACTCAAAATGGACACTACCCAGACTCCTGACCCCAAAGTGATGATGAAAGGCATGGCTTTTAATCTGATCGGAAATTTCTTTTTTGCGTATGTGTTTGCACACAACAATGCCGCCTGGAGCTACGTGCCGGGAATGGACCAAATGGGCAAAGTGGGTACAATCCTCAATTCATCTATTTTCACATGGTTAGGATTTTATGTGCCGTATCACCTGGGTGCTATCGTATGGGAGAGCCGCTCATGGAAATTGTTTTTTATCAATACAGGGTACGCCCTTGCTAGCCTTCTGTTGGTAGCTAGTATTTTGACTTTTATGGGATAA